The Nocardioides salarius genome includes a region encoding these proteins:
- a CDS encoding ComEC/Rec2 family competence protein, whose product MSLARSADTAGPAGPPEPAEPAEPARATADLRMTLVGAAAWTGGLVGALAPAAWLAAVAACGGLGVAALRARGRRGAALTGALLLLVLLAVGLSTSLRHDQVGGGPLADLAEQRAVVRVLATVTADPRPLQGPYADGVWLRVTVREVEGRGSAHTLRAPVLVLAPPEWAGAALGSTVLAEGRLGPADGDDLAAVLDATGAPQVRDPPDLWWRGAGAVRESLRDSVAHRPAPERVLVPALVDGDDVGLDPAVADDFRATGLTHLLAVSGTNLTLVVGSLLWLARGAGVRGRWLLLVGAGGIVGFVLLARTEPSVLRAAVMGSVALVALGTDGARRGPRTLGVAVTGLLLVQPGLAVSVGFALSVLATAGIMLLAPGWRDALARWMPRWLAEAVAVPAAAQLACTPVVAGISGQVSLVAVAANLLAAPVVGPATVVGLAGGLVGLLAPPVGRLLGTVATWCVGWIVAVAERGAGLPAAAVDWGTGVVPLAVLTALSLLLAVLAPRLLARPLPTILLCAVTGVVVVVRPAAAFAPSGWLVVVCDVGQGDAVVLRAGAASAVVVDVGPDPVAVDTCLSDLGVEHVPLVVLTHFHADHVDGLAGVLEGRQIDRVVTSPLLDPPDAVAAVGELAGAAGAEVGVASYAATERVGEVALQSLAPVDSTPRGGPGDGSTANDQSVVLLAEVGGVRVLLPGDLEPPGQAALARALPDLAVDVLKVPHHGSRHQDLDLLTGLGAELALVPVGADNDYGHPDAGLLTDLEAAGARVLRTDTDGPLAVVVRDGEAVGLTRD is encoded by the coding sequence GTGAGCCTCGCGCGGTCCGCCGACACCGCTGGGCCCGCCGGGCCCCCCGAGCCCGCCGAACCCGCCGAGCCCGCACGGGCCACCGCCGACCTCCGGATGACGCTGGTGGGCGCGGCCGCGTGGACGGGCGGGCTGGTCGGCGCCCTCGCCCCCGCCGCGTGGCTCGCGGCGGTCGCCGCCTGCGGTGGCCTGGGGGTGGCGGCGCTCCGGGCGCGAGGCCGGCGGGGCGCGGCGCTCACCGGCGCGCTGCTGCTGCTCGTCCTGCTCGCGGTGGGGCTGAGCACCTCGCTGCGCCACGACCAGGTGGGCGGCGGGCCGCTGGCCGACCTCGCCGAGCAGCGGGCCGTGGTGCGGGTGCTGGCCACCGTCACCGCCGATCCCCGCCCGCTCCAGGGCCCGTACGCCGACGGCGTGTGGCTGCGGGTCACCGTGCGCGAGGTCGAGGGTCGGGGCAGCGCCCACACGCTGCGCGCGCCGGTGCTCGTGCTGGCCCCACCGGAGTGGGCCGGCGCGGCCCTGGGCTCCACCGTGTTGGCCGAGGGGCGCCTGGGCCCCGCCGACGGCGACGACCTGGCCGCCGTCCTCGACGCCACCGGCGCCCCGCAGGTGCGCGACCCGCCGGACCTGTGGTGGCGCGGTGCCGGCGCGGTGCGCGAGTCGCTGCGCGACTCGGTCGCGCACCGGCCCGCCCCCGAGCGGGTGCTGGTGCCCGCGCTGGTCGACGGCGACGACGTGGGGCTGGACCCCGCGGTGGCCGACGACTTCCGGGCCACCGGGCTGACCCATCTCCTCGCCGTCAGCGGCACCAACCTGACCCTCGTGGTGGGCAGCCTGCTGTGGTTGGCGCGGGGCGCCGGCGTGCGGGGCCGGTGGCTGCTCCTGGTGGGCGCGGGCGGCATCGTCGGGTTCGTGCTGCTGGCCCGCACCGAGCCCAGCGTGCTGCGCGCCGCGGTGATGGGATCGGTGGCGCTGGTCGCCCTGGGCACCGACGGGGCCCGACGCGGGCCCCGGACCCTCGGTGTCGCGGTGACCGGCCTGCTGCTCGTCCAGCCCGGGCTGGCGGTCTCGGTCGGCTTCGCCCTCTCGGTGCTGGCCACCGCCGGCATCATGCTGCTGGCGCCGGGCTGGCGCGACGCGCTGGCCCGTTGGATGCCGCGCTGGCTGGCCGAGGCGGTGGCGGTGCCCGCGGCCGCGCAGCTGGCCTGCACCCCGGTGGTCGCGGGCATCTCGGGCCAGGTCAGCCTCGTCGCGGTCGCCGCCAACCTGCTGGCCGCCCCCGTGGTGGGCCCGGCCACCGTGGTCGGGCTGGCCGGGGGACTGGTGGGCCTGCTCGCGCCACCCGTGGGCCGGCTGCTGGGCACCGTGGCCACCTGGTGCGTGGGCTGGATCGTGGCGGTGGCCGAGCGCGGGGCGGGCCTGCCCGCGGCCGCGGTCGACTGGGGCACCGGCGTCGTCCCCCTCGCGGTGCTCACCGCGCTGAGCCTGCTGCTGGCGGTGCTGGCGCCGCGGCTGCTGGCGCGCCCGCTGCCGACGATCCTGCTGTGCGCGGTGACCGGCGTGGTCGTGGTGGTGCGGCCGGCGGCGGCCTTCGCGCCGTCGGGCTGGCTGGTGGTGGTCTGCGACGTGGGCCAGGGCGACGCGGTGGTGCTGCGCGCCGGCGCGGCCAGCGCCGTGGTCGTCGACGTCGGCCCCGACCCGGTCGCGGTCGACACCTGCCTCTCCGACCTGGGCGTCGAGCACGTGCCCCTCGTGGTGCTGACCCACTTCCACGCCGACCACGTCGACGGCCTCGCCGGGGTGCTCGAGGGCCGTCAGATCGACCGCGTCGTCACCAGCCCCCTGCTCGACCCGCCCGACGCGGTGGCGGCGGTCGGCGAGCTGGCCGGTGCCGCGGGCGCGGAGGTCGGCGTGGCGTCGTACGCCGCCACCGAGCGCGTGGGGGAGGTGGCCCTGCAGTCCCTCGCCCCCGTCGACAGCACCCCGCGCGGCGGGCCCGGCGACGGCAGCACCGCCAACGACCAGAGCGTGGTGCTGCTCGCCGAGGTCGGCGGGGTGCGGGTGCTGCTGCCCGGCGACCTCGAGCCGCCCGGGCAGGCGGCACTGGCCCGGGCGCTGCCCGACCTGGCGGTCGACGTGCTCAAGGTGCCCCACCACGGCAGCCGGCACCAGGACCTCGACCTGCTCACCGGGCTGGGTGCCGAGCTGGCGCTGGTGCCGGTCGGCGCCGACAACGACTACGGGCACCCCGACGCCGGTCTGCTCACGGACCTCGAGGCCGCCGGGGCGCGGGTGCTGCGCACCGACACCGACGGCCCGCTCGCGGTGGTGGTGCGCGACGGCGAGGCGGTGGGGCTCACCCGCGACTGA
- the leuS gene encoding leucine--tRNA ligase: MSERPTDRSDDGAPVAATYDVVAVQDKWRKVWDDLDPFRAGSAAPGAEKRYALTMFPYPSGDLHMGHAEVMALHDVVARYWWQRGHDVLNPIGWDSFGLPAENAAIKRDENPAVFTYANIETQAESFKRYAISFDWSRRLNTSDPEYYRWTQWLFLKFRERGLAYRKFSPVNWCPNDQTVLANEQVVNGACERCGAVVTKRELSQWYFKITDYAQRLLDDMEPLEATWPSKVLAMQRNWIGRSEGAHVDFDITLASGETRTVTVFTTRPDTLHGATFMVVAADAKLAAEIVAPERAESLTAYVDEVRRSSDIDRLATDRPKTGVDLGVTATNPVTGEQIAVWAADYVLADYGTGAIMAVPAHDQRDLDFAKQFGLPVRRVVDTGEPNPEETYEATTGDGTYVNSGPLDGLGDKAAGIARIIEQLEERGTGTGTVNFRLRDWLLSRQRYWGAPIPIIHCEACGEVPVPEDQLPVELPDLKGSDLKPKGVSPLAAAEDWVNVACPTCGGAAKRDSDTMDTFVDSSWYFFRYCSPQFTDGPFDPQAVRDWMPAAQYVGGVEHAILHLLYSRFFTKVLHDMGMIDFTEPFSALLNQGEVINEGRGMSKSLGNGVDLGEMIDAFGVDAIRLTMVFAGPPEADIDWADMSPGGSLKFLQRAWRLSGDVTSEPGTAPADGDTALRQAVHRTVAEATELVETQRFNVLVARTMELVNTTRKAIDSGPGGADPAVREAVEAVAILLSLVAPYVAEEMWERLGHEPTVARAGWPVVDESLLVQETVTAVVQVKGKVKARLEVSPEISEADLEQLAMADADVQRALDGAVVRKVVVRAPKLVNIVV, translated from the coding sequence ATGAGCGAGCGACCCACCGACCGCAGCGACGACGGCGCCCCCGTGGCGGCGACGTACGACGTCGTCGCGGTGCAGGACAAGTGGCGCAAGGTCTGGGACGACCTCGACCCGTTCCGCGCCGGCTCCGCGGCCCCCGGCGCCGAGAAGCGCTACGCGCTGACGATGTTCCCCTACCCCTCGGGCGACCTGCACATGGGCCACGCCGAGGTGATGGCGCTGCACGACGTCGTCGCGCGCTACTGGTGGCAGCGCGGGCACGACGTGCTCAACCCGATCGGCTGGGACTCCTTCGGCCTGCCCGCCGAGAACGCCGCGATCAAGCGCGACGAGAACCCGGCCGTCTTCACCTACGCCAACATCGAGACCCAGGCCGAGTCGTTCAAGCGCTACGCGATCAGCTTCGACTGGTCGCGCCGGCTCAACACCTCCGACCCCGAGTACTACCGCTGGACCCAGTGGCTGTTCCTGAAGTTCCGCGAGCGGGGCCTGGCCTACCGCAAGTTCTCGCCGGTCAACTGGTGCCCCAACGACCAGACCGTGCTGGCCAACGAGCAGGTCGTCAACGGGGCCTGCGAGCGCTGCGGCGCCGTGGTCACCAAGCGCGAGCTGTCGCAGTGGTACTTCAAGATCACCGACTACGCCCAGCGCCTGCTCGACGACATGGAGCCGCTGGAGGCCACCTGGCCCTCCAAGGTGCTGGCGATGCAGCGCAACTGGATCGGCCGCTCCGAGGGTGCGCACGTCGACTTCGACATCACCCTGGCCTCGGGGGAGACCCGCACCGTCACGGTCTTCACCACCCGCCCCGACACCCTGCACGGCGCGACCTTCATGGTGGTGGCCGCCGACGCCAAGCTGGCCGCCGAGATCGTCGCGCCCGAGCGCGCCGAGTCGCTGACGGCGTACGTCGACGAGGTGCGCCGCTCCTCCGACATCGACCGCCTGGCCACCGACCGGCCCAAGACCGGCGTCGACCTGGGCGTCACCGCCACCAACCCGGTGACCGGCGAGCAGATCGCGGTGTGGGCGGCCGACTACGTGCTGGCCGACTACGGCACCGGCGCGATCATGGCGGTGCCGGCCCACGACCAGCGCGACCTCGACTTCGCCAAGCAGTTCGGGCTGCCGGTGCGCCGCGTCGTCGACACCGGCGAGCCGAACCCGGAGGAGACCTACGAGGCCACCACCGGCGACGGCACCTACGTCAACAGCGGCCCGCTCGACGGGCTGGGCGACAAGGCCGCCGGCATCGCGCGCATCATCGAGCAGCTGGAGGAGCGCGGCACCGGCACCGGCACCGTCAACTTCCGCCTGCGCGACTGGCTGCTGAGCCGCCAGCGCTACTGGGGCGCGCCGATCCCGATCATCCACTGCGAGGCGTGCGGCGAGGTGCCGGTGCCCGAGGACCAGCTGCCCGTCGAGCTGCCCGACCTCAAGGGCTCCGACCTCAAGCCCAAGGGCGTCTCGCCGCTGGCCGCGGCCGAGGACTGGGTCAACGTCGCCTGCCCGACCTGCGGTGGCGCGGCGAAGCGCGACTCCGACACGATGGACACCTTCGTCGACTCGTCGTGGTACTTCTTCCGCTACTGCTCCCCGCAGTTCACCGACGGCCCGTTCGACCCGCAGGCGGTGCGCGACTGGATGCCCGCCGCGCAGTACGTCGGCGGCGTCGAGCACGCGATCCTGCACCTGCTCTACAGCCGCTTCTTCACCAAGGTGCTGCACGACATGGGCATGATCGACTTCACCGAGCCCTTCAGCGCGCTGCTCAACCAGGGCGAGGTCATCAACGAGGGCCGCGGCATGTCGAAGTCGCTGGGCAACGGTGTCGACCTGGGCGAGATGATCGACGCGTTCGGCGTCGACGCGATCCGCCTGACCATGGTCTTCGCCGGGCCGCCCGAGGCCGACATCGACTGGGCCGACATGTCGCCCGGCGGGTCGCTGAAGTTCCTGCAGCGCGCCTGGCGCCTCTCCGGCGACGTCACCAGCGAGCCGGGCACCGCCCCGGCCGACGGCGACACCGCGCTGCGCCAGGCCGTGCACCGCACCGTCGCGGAGGCCACCGAGCTGGTCGAGACCCAGCGCTTCAACGTGCTGGTCGCGCGCACCATGGAGCTGGTCAACACCACCCGCAAGGCCATCGACTCGGGCCCGGGCGGCGCCGACCCGGCGGTGCGCGAGGCCGTGGAGGCGGTGGCGATCCTGCTGTCGCTGGTCGCGCCGTACGTCGCTGAGGAGATGTGGGAGCGCCTGGGCCACGAGCCCACCGTCGCCCGCGCCGGCTGGCCCGTGGTCGACGAGTCGCTGCTGGTGCAGGAGACCGTCACCGCGGTGGTGCAGGTCAAGGGCAAGGTCAAGGCACGTCTCGAGGTCTCCCCGGAGATCTCCGAGGCCGACCTCGAGCAGCTGGCGATGGCCGACGCCGACGTGCAGCGCGCCCTCGACGGGGCGGTCGTGCGCAAGGTCGTCGTGCGCGCGCCCAAGCTGGTCAACATCGTCGTCTGA
- a CDS encoding DegV family protein: protein MSKPAAGEGPVVVVTDSTASLPPQAVAEHGLVVVPLQVVIGAQVLDEGSKGATPDRVAQALREYTPVSTSRPSPAVMLEAYEKAHAAGASAVVSVHLSGEMSGTYESAQLAAREAPLPVVCVDTRQVGIGTGYAALAAARVAAAGGSAQEAADAARARAEATASLFYVDTLEYLRRGGRIGAAAALLGGALAVKPLLRIDDGRVDSLERVRTSARALARLEELAVEAAGETQVDVYVAHLANPERAEVLADHLRERLADQLGGRELWCGELGAVLGAHVGPGMIAVCVAPLHP, encoded by the coding sequence GTGAGCAAGCCCGCAGCCGGCGAGGGGCCGGTCGTCGTCGTCACCGACTCCACCGCGAGCCTGCCCCCGCAGGCGGTGGCCGAGCACGGACTGGTCGTCGTGCCGCTGCAGGTGGTGATCGGCGCCCAGGTGCTCGACGAGGGCTCCAAGGGCGCGACGCCCGACCGGGTCGCGCAGGCGCTGCGCGAGTACACCCCGGTCTCGACCTCGCGGCCCTCGCCGGCGGTGATGCTCGAGGCCTACGAGAAGGCCCACGCCGCGGGCGCGAGCGCGGTCGTGTCGGTGCACCTGTCGGGCGAGATGAGCGGCACCTACGAGTCCGCCCAGCTCGCAGCGCGCGAGGCGCCGCTGCCGGTCGTCTGCGTCGACACCCGCCAGGTCGGCATCGGCACCGGGTACGCCGCCCTGGCCGCCGCGCGCGTCGCTGCCGCCGGCGGCTCGGCCCAGGAGGCCGCCGACGCCGCGCGGGCGCGCGCCGAGGCCACCGCCTCGCTGTTCTACGTCGACACCCTCGAGTACCTGCGCCGCGGCGGGCGCATCGGCGCGGCCGCGGCGCTGCTCGGGGGTGCGCTGGCGGTCAAGCCGCTGCTGCGCATCGACGACGGGCGGGTCGACTCCCTGGAGCGGGTGCGCACCTCCGCCCGGGCGCTGGCCCGGCTCGAGGAGCTGGCCGTCGAGGCGGCCGGCGAGACCCAGGTCGACGTCTACGTCGCCCACCTGGCCAACCCCGAGCGCGCCGAGGTGCTCGCCGACCACCTCCGCGAGCGGCTCGCCGACCAGCTCGGCGGCCGCGAGCTGTGGTGCGGCGAGCTCGGCGCGGTCCTGGGCGCCCACGTCGGCCCCGGCATGATCGCCGTCTGCGTCGCCCCCCTCCACCCCTGA
- a CDS encoding PhoX family protein, with protein MTCTPARPAASSAATAPDTAPGSRSLLPLTPTGTRHGGRSFMTCQYRCGNACDHPEPNRTGHGHVQDEIAKAVARRSVLKGAAAGSGMMVLGGTLAAAAVAPAAAEPGVAARPVSGDLATAAFTPVRPNRRDAVVTPSGFDHDVVIRWGDGVVAGAPAFDARRQTPEAAKQQFGYNCDYVGVLPLRDAKRDRKDRSLLVVNHEYTDEALMFPEGVYTDAEITAIAMANHGMSVVEIRRGSRAGSWRRVKSLKKTRYNRRVHIDTAFVLDGPAAGDERLRTSADPSGTTVLGTLNNCAGGTTPWGTVLSGEENFNQYFDLPEGQQRDERYTEAYARYGITGSGRGWSAVDPRFDLAAEPHEPHRFGWIVELDPYDPDAAPVKHTMLGRFKHEGANVALTRDGRAVAYMGDDERGDYLYKFVSRDSMRTGPSAKARRHNRTLLTAGTLYVARLVGDGTEDGEHDGTGEWIALCDETTSFVPGMSVADVLLFTRLAADQVAPTRMDRPEDVEPNPVNGKVYAALTNNSQRGSTFPPDEANPLTSSMVRSSVGAPLTPASGNRNGYVLEMSPAGSDHGASTFTWDLMLVCGDPEAPETYFAGFDKTKVSPISCPDNVAFDDRGNLWISTDGNALGSNDGVFRVPVAGAQRGNVTQFLTVPRGAEACGPLLTDANRSLWVAVQHPGEVDGATFEDQASTWPHTDDFPRPSVVVAFRDR; from the coding sequence CCCGGGCTCCCGCTCGCTGCTCCCGCTCACCCCCACCGGCACCCGCCACGGCGGTCGCAGCTTCATGACCTGCCAGTACCGCTGCGGCAACGCCTGCGACCACCCCGAGCCCAACCGCACCGGCCACGGCCACGTGCAGGACGAGATCGCCAAGGCCGTGGCCCGCCGCTCGGTGCTCAAGGGCGCCGCCGCCGGCTCCGGCATGATGGTGCTCGGCGGCACGCTGGCGGCTGCCGCGGTGGCCCCCGCCGCCGCCGAGCCCGGCGTCGCGGCCCGCCCGGTCTCCGGCGACCTGGCGACCGCCGCGTTCACCCCCGTGCGCCCCAACCGCCGCGACGCGGTCGTGACCCCCTCCGGCTTCGACCACGACGTGGTCATCCGCTGGGGCGACGGGGTCGTGGCCGGCGCGCCCGCCTTCGACGCGCGCCGCCAGACCCCGGAGGCCGCCAAGCAGCAGTTCGGCTACAACTGCGACTACGTCGGGGTGCTGCCGCTGCGCGACGCCAAGCGCGACCGCAAGGACCGCTCGCTGCTCGTGGTCAACCACGAGTACACCGACGAGGCGCTGATGTTCCCCGAGGGCGTCTACACCGACGCCGAGATCACCGCGATCGCGATGGCCAACCACGGCATGTCGGTCGTGGAGATCCGGCGCGGCTCGCGCGCCGGGTCCTGGCGGCGCGTCAAGAGCCTGAAGAAGACCCGCTACAACCGCCGCGTGCACATCGACACCGCCTTCGTGCTCGACGGCCCCGCGGCCGGCGACGAGCGGCTGCGCACCAGCGCCGACCCCAGCGGCACCACCGTGCTGGGCACGCTCAACAACTGCGCCGGCGGCACCACCCCCTGGGGCACGGTGCTCTCGGGCGAGGAGAACTTCAACCAGTACTTCGACCTGCCCGAGGGCCAGCAGCGCGACGAGCGCTACACCGAGGCCTACGCCCGCTACGGCATCACCGGCTCGGGGCGGGGCTGGAGCGCCGTCGACCCGCGCTTCGACCTGGCCGCCGAGCCCCACGAGCCGCACCGCTTCGGCTGGATCGTCGAGCTCGACCCCTACGACCCGGACGCGGCGCCGGTCAAGCACACGATGCTGGGCCGCTTCAAGCACGAGGGCGCCAACGTGGCGCTGACCCGCGACGGCCGCGCGGTGGCCTACATGGGCGACGACGAGCGCGGCGACTACCTCTACAAGTTCGTCTCGCGCGACTCGATGCGCACGGGGCCCTCGGCCAAGGCGCGCCGGCACAACAGGACGCTGCTGACCGCGGGCACGCTCTACGTCGCCAGGCTCGTCGGCGACGGCACCGAGGACGGCGAGCACGACGGCACCGGCGAGTGGATCGCGCTGTGCGACGAGACGACCTCGTTCGTGCCCGGGATGAGCGTCGCCGACGTGCTGCTCTTCACCCGCCTGGCCGCCGACCAGGTCGCCCCGACGCGGATGGACCGGCCCGAGGACGTCGAGCCCAACCCGGTCAACGGCAAGGTCTACGCCGCGCTGACCAACAACTCCCAGCGCGGCTCGACGTTCCCGCCCGACGAGGCGAACCCGCTGACCTCCTCGATGGTGCGCTCCTCCGTGGGCGCCCCGCTCACCCCGGCCTCGGGCAACCGCAACGGCTACGTGCTGGAGATGAGCCCGGCCGGCTCCGACCACGGCGCGAGCACCTTCACCTGGGACCTGATGCTCGTCTGCGGCGACCCCGAGGCGCCGGAGACCTACTTCGCCGGCTTCGACAAGACGAAGGTCAGCCCGATCTCGTGCCCCGACAACGTCGCCTTCGACGACCGCGGCAACTTGTGGATCTCCACCGACGGCAACGCCCTGGGCTCCAACGACGGCGTCTTCCGGGTGCCGGTCGCCGGCGCCCAGCGCGGCAACGTCACCCAGTTCCTCACCGTCCCGCGCGGTGCCGAGGCGTGCGGTCCGCTGCTCACCGACGCCAACCGCTCGCTGTGGGTGGCCGTGCAGCACCCCGGTGAGGTCGACGGGGCCACCTTCGAGGACCAGGCCTCCACCTGGCCGCACACCGACGACTTCCCGCGGCCCTCGGTCGTCGTCGCCTTCCGCGACCGCTGA
- the holA gene encoding DNA polymerase III subunit delta, whose product MPAARSAPRAPSAADVLGRVTLVTGKEEFFGERTVGAVRSAVRAHDAEAELSEAAAAELSLATLGEMSAPSLFSSTRCVVVRKLEDLPEESVAGLLGYCAAPAEDVALVLVHSGGQKGSGVLTKLRKLGPVTEVKSAELKASEYPSFVINEARSLGARMDQQAATTLVQAVGQDLRSLSAAAHQLTNDFPGETLTEERVKRYFGGRAEAKSFAVADAAFSGRRLEALEELRWALDGGTPAVLITSAFAGGVRGLARFKGARSRSEPDLAREIGVPPWKVRSVRDQARGWSSAALGEAVRAVARADADIKGAASDASYTLERLVLTVTELRER is encoded by the coding sequence ATGCCAGCCGCCCGCTCCGCCCCCCGCGCCCCCTCCGCCGCCGACGTGCTGGGCCGCGTCACGCTCGTGACGGGCAAGGAGGAGTTCTTCGGCGAGCGCACCGTCGGCGCCGTGCGCAGCGCCGTGCGCGCCCACGACGCCGAGGCCGAGCTCTCCGAGGCCGCGGCCGCCGAGCTGAGCCTGGCCACCCTCGGCGAGATGTCGGCGCCGTCGCTGTTCTCCAGCACCCGCTGCGTGGTGGTGCGCAAGCTCGAGGACCTGCCCGAGGAGTCGGTGGCCGGCCTGCTGGGCTACTGCGCGGCCCCGGCCGAGGACGTCGCGCTGGTGCTCGTGCACAGCGGCGGGCAGAAGGGCAGCGGCGTGCTCACCAAGCTGCGCAAGCTCGGCCCGGTCACCGAGGTCAAGTCCGCCGAGCTCAAGGCCTCCGAGTACCCCTCGTTCGTCATCAACGAGGCTCGCAGCCTGGGCGCGCGGATGGACCAGCAGGCCGCCACCACGCTGGTCCAGGCCGTGGGGCAGGACCTGCGCTCGCTCTCGGCCGCCGCCCACCAGCTGACCAACGACTTCCCCGGCGAGACGCTCACGGAGGAGCGGGTCAAGCGCTACTTCGGCGGCCGGGCCGAGGCCAAGTCCTTCGCGGTCGCCGACGCCGCCTTCTCGGGGCGGCGACTCGAGGCCCTCGAGGAGCTGCGCTGGGCGCTCGACGGCGGCACTCCCGCGGTGCTCATCACCTCCGCCTTCGCCGGCGGGGTGCGCGGGCTGGCGCGCTTCAAGGGCGCCCGCTCGCGCAGCGAGCCCGACCTGGCCCGCGAGATCGGCGTCCCGCCGTGGAAGGTCCGCTCGGTGCGCGACCAGGCCCGGGGCTGGTCGAGCGCGGCGCTGGGCGAGGCGGTGCGCGCGGTGGCCCGCGCCGACGCCGACATCAAGGGCGCCGCGAGCGACGCGTCGTACACCCTGGAGCGCCTCGTGCTCACCGTCACCGAGCTGCGCGAGCGCTGA
- the rpsT gene encoding 30S ribosomal protein S20, translated as MANIKSQIKRNKQNEKRHERNKAVKTNLKSAVRKFRAAADAGDKETALVAGRDAAKKLDKAASKGVIHKNQAANRKSAIAKKAAAL; from the coding sequence GTGGCGAACATCAAGTCCCAGATCAAGCGCAACAAGCAGAACGAGAAGCGTCACGAGCGCAACAAGGCGGTCAAGACGAACCTCAAGTCCGCTGTGCGCAAGTTCCGCGCTGCCGCCGACGCCGGCGACAAGGAGACCGCGCTGGTCGCCGGTCGCGACGCCGCCAAGAAGCTCGACAAGGCCGCCTCCAAGGGCGTCATCCACAAGAACCAGGCCGCGAACCGCAAGTCCGCGATCGCCAAGAAGGCCGCTGCTCTCTGA
- a CDS encoding ComEA family DNA-binding protein, whose product MRSRRPSPEHQEAVARRLAQLSAELEAVRPAPAPPLQQEEPEPDADDDWWAPHTRIRPLAGPPAPPPAPPAPAAPGPVPGMVPVPGRHASRRARPRPELLGAAHDLVPPTLRGRALLSSAHLGVVALLVAAGLAVTSWWVVRSDPEPSGPRLETVAEVETPLVDLVPPEPAAAPAAVGAAGAPEPGTEVTVDVAGKVRRPGIAVLPAGSRVVDALEAAGGARPGVDLMGLNLARLLVDGEQVLVGVPGAAAPVTPGGTPVPPSSPGAALVDLNTADQALLETLPQVGPVTAGAILAWRTEHGAFSAVEELLEVDGIGEATLAQLAPLVTV is encoded by the coding sequence ATGCGCAGTCGACGACCCAGCCCCGAGCACCAGGAAGCCGTGGCTCGCCGCCTGGCCCAGCTCAGCGCCGAGCTGGAGGCCGTGCGGCCGGCACCGGCCCCGCCGCTGCAGCAGGAGGAGCCCGAGCCGGACGCCGACGACGACTGGTGGGCGCCGCACACCCGCATCCGGCCGCTCGCCGGTCCGCCGGCGCCCCCGCCGGCCCCGCCCGCCCCGGCTGCTCCCGGCCCGGTCCCGGGGATGGTCCCGGTGCCCGGGCGCCACGCCTCCCGCCGTGCGCGGCCACGACCCGAGCTGCTGGGCGCCGCCCACGACCTGGTGCCGCCCACCCTGCGCGGCCGGGCGCTGCTGTCGTCGGCGCACCTGGGCGTCGTCGCGCTGCTGGTCGCCGCCGGGCTGGCCGTGACGTCGTGGTGGGTGGTGCGCTCCGACCCCGAGCCGAGCGGCCCGCGGCTCGAGACCGTCGCCGAGGTGGAGACGCCGCTCGTCGACCTGGTGCCGCCCGAGCCGGCAGCGGCACCGGCAGCTGTCGGCGCGGCCGGCGCCCCGGAGCCGGGGACCGAGGTGACCGTCGACGTGGCCGGCAAGGTCCGCCGGCCGGGCATCGCCGTGCTGCCGGCGGGCTCGCGGGTCGTCGACGCGCTCGAGGCCGCCGGCGGTGCCCGCCCCGGAGTCGACCTGATGGGCCTCAACCTCGCGAGACTGCTGGTCGACGGCGAGCAGGTGCTCGTCGGGGTGCCCGGTGCCGCTGCGCCGGTGACGCCGGGGGGCACCCCTGTGCCACCGAGCTCACCGGGCGCGGCCCTGGTCGACCTCAACACCGCCGACCAGGCCCTGCTCGAGACGCTGCCGCAGGTCGGTCCGGTGACCGCGGGGGCGATCCTGGCCTGGCGCACCGAGCACGGCGCCTTCTCCGCGGTCGAGGAGCTGCTCGAGGTCGACGGCATCGGCGAGGCCACCCTCGCCCAGCTCGCACCCCTCGTGACGGTGTGA